From Symphalangus syndactylus isolate Jambi chromosome 5, NHGRI_mSymSyn1-v2.1_pri, whole genome shotgun sequence:
caagtgcctcagccacccgagttgctggaattacaggcgcgtgccaccatgcccggctaatttttgtatttttagtagagacagggtttctccatgttgcccaggctggtctcgaactcctggcctcaagtgatccgcccacctcggccccccgaagtgctgggattacaggcgtgagccactgcacctggccgaattTTGGTCTTAGTAAAACTTATTCATTTGTCCAGTAACTTTTCATTTCAAAGACTGCCATTTCCTAGTCTTGCCCCTGCTCAACAGCAACAGCACTTCACATACATCAACGTCTCCAGCACCTTTCAAAGCTGCGAGGTGGCTCTAGTATTTTAGGGAAGGCCTCTGTCCTTAGGAAAACTGCAACCCAGGAGAGATAAAGTGATGCAGGCCTGGAGGCAGGGGACACCAGCATCAGAAACACCGTTCTGCCCTGGAGCACAGGCTTTTGTTTTGATACAGAAAACACTCAAACGTggcttgtgattttttaaaattacaaattgtgGGATTCAATTGGACCTCAGTGGGAACAGGCCACAGTCTAGAGAGAGGATGATTGGGTCTATCAATTAGCCCTGCTCTGACTTGCTGTGGTGTGGCTCAATGCTCCTGTCTGTAATGGGctggggagaaggaagaaggagcctTATCCATGGGGAAGCCACATCCATCCATCCGGGGGAGCTGAGAGATGTCTTTGTATTGCCTCCCACTCCTGTGTGGAAAGGGCAGGAAGGGGACCTGCACTGCCTCTTGGCACTGATAGCACCTCTGTCATCTGCTCAACAGGGGAAGCAGGTGTTGCACTCCTTCACAGCTGTCTGCCAGGATGATGGCACGTGGCATCGTGCCATGCCCAGATGCAAGAGTAAGTCACAATTCAGGGATATGACCCTGGGGACCTCCCACCTCCAGCCTTGAGCACCTGggccaagaaagaaagagaggtccAGACTAAGCCGCATTCTAAGAGGACCTCACCCTGACTTGTCCTTTGATGCCTATTGCCCATCTCAGGAATCAGTGAGCCGTCATCTCAGCGGGATGGATGGGCTCTACCCAGAACTGAATTTCATGCCACCCAACTCCTGTCCATTGCAAGGGCCCTCCCCACTGACTATCTTTTCTAAGCTTCTCAGCCTGCTCTGCGGGTAGACAACTCACACTCCCCCCACTGAAGTTCCAGCACAGTCATTCTCAGCTCTCACCCTGCCCTGTGTTCTCTCCAAGTCAGGGACTGTGGGCAGCCCCGAAACCTGCCTAATGGTGCCTTCCGTTACACCACTGCAATGGGAGTGAACACCTACAAGGCCCGTATCCAGTACTACTGCCATGAGCCATATTACAAGATGCAGACCAAAGCTGGCACCAGGGAGTCTGAGCAAGGTAGGGACCAATGCAAATGGAAATTTCCTCCCTTCCATCCCCTTGGGGTATCCTCTGAGACTTCTCCCAGTAGAATCCCTAGGGAATGCATATTAAGGTATCTGCCAGGGCACTGACTTCAGGGGCCTAAATTATAGTGCTAACAGGAACCTAGTAGGTTTGAAGAAGGAGGCATCTGAGCTGATgcaaaaaaaagattcaaatcgCATAAACAGCTCACTGTCACCACATCATCCCCACTACCACCATTGCCTCCACCACACCCCCACTGCTACCATCACTGttatcaccaccactaccagTAACAACACCAGCAACACTACCAATAGCATCAGTGCCAGcacaatcaccaccatcaccgccatcaccacaatcaacacTGTTACCATTaccaacaccaccatcaccactaccattaTCACTACCATTACCaacaccactatcaccaccaccattactaacaccaacaccaccatcaccaccaacaccaccatcaccaccatcaccattaccaatatcatcatcaccaccaacacTAACACCACTTCCATCATCACTACACTGTTACCAACACCACTGGCACCACTACCatgatcaccaccaccattaccaacaccactatcaccaccattacCAACACCATTACCAAcaccactatcaccactatcGTTATCACCATCATGATTACCAACACCaacattaccatcaccatcatcatcattaccaacaccatcatcaccaccaacacCATCGTCACCACCACACTAAAatctccatcaccaccatcaccaccatcaccactatcaccattaccatcaccaccatcaccactatcaccattaccatcaccaccatcaccactatcaccattaccaacaccaccatcaccactatcaccattaCCAACACCATTACCAACACCACCATTACTAACACCATTActaacaccatcaccaccaccaccatcatcaccatcaccattaccaacaccatcatcattaccaccattaccaacaccatcatcaccactacgATTATCACCGCCACCATTACTAACACCATTACCAACaccactgtcaccaccaccaccattaccaacaccaacatcaccatcaccaccaccaacaccatcatCCCCACCATgaccactatcatcatcaccaccaacaataacaccatcaccaccatcaccactatcaccattaCCAACACCACTGTCGCCACTACCatgatcaccaccaccattaccaacaccactattaccaccaccaccattgccAACACCAACACTACCATCACCTCCATCACCATTACCaacaccattatcaccaccaccatcatcactatcaccattatgaacaccaccatcatcactaccattatcaccaccactaTTACTAACACCATTACCAACACCACTgtcaccaccatcattaccaacaccaacaccaccaccaccaccgccattaccaccatcaccattaccaacaccatcactaccaccagtACCAACACCATCACTTCCACCAGTACCAACACCATCACAACAAATaacaccatcaccactaccaccattaaCAATACCACCATTaacaacaccatcaccaccaacaccGACACCACAATCTTCACCACCGTCATGATCACTACAGCTAACTCAGTGAAACTCCCCTCTCCATTCTCCCCTCTCAACctggttgtgatttttgcacttagTTTTACTAAATGACTCTCATTCATTAGTGggtatttttctaactttttttaaatattagaaatcaCATGCATTATAGGtttgaaacacagaaaaaaggaaaaaaatctggaTTATAAATGGTATTCATTAAGagctgggctttggagtcagaaaacTTCTTGCACCTTGGTTCTGGCACTTAGAAGTTATGTGACCCTGTGCAAATTATTtaagctcagtttcctcatccacaaaatgaggataataacacaCACCTGCAAGTGTCACTGTAGtgtttaaatgagatcatgcagatAAAGTGCTTAGCAACAAGCATGGCACATTTTCAGCAATCAGAAGATGTAGCTACAATTATCATCTATGATTCCACGACCAAGATGCAATCACTGATAAGATTTTCATATATTCCTTCTGGTTTTTATGTCTACTTTCACAAACAGGGATCACAGCAAACATATATTAATAGTAAAgcattctggccgggcgcagcggctcacgcctataatcccagcactttgggaggccgaggcgggtggatcacgaggtcaggagatcgagaccatcctggctaacacggtgaaaccccgtctctactaaaaatacaaaaaattagccgggcatggtggcaggcacctgtagtcccagctacttgggaggctgaggcaggagaatggcatgaacctgggaggcggagcttgcagtgagccgagatcgcgccactgcactccagcctaggcaacagagtgagactccgtcccaaaaaaaaaaaaaaaaaaaaatagttaagcattctgatttttttacttggcattaaaacaaaatataggtCTAGAGCCTCTGAACACTTGACATTCTTTCCTTCTAGAGTTGAGCCTTTGACCTTTGGCCCTTGCCATGTTAGttcctccctgcccctctccccagcAAGCACACTCAGTACTTGCTGGCCTCTGCAACCTAGTTTTCTTACCCATCACCCCCCAACTTGATTCTTGCATCCTCTGCCCTCAGGGGTGTACACCTGCACAGCACAGGGCATTTGGAAGAATGAACAGAAGGGAGAGAAGATTCCTCGGTGCTTGCCAGGTGAGTGGAAACACTCTGGGGCCATCATCAGGGTCTTTAGCAGCCTGCAGGGCCTCAAAAGCAGTGTGGCccagaaaaaggagagagaggagagaagaggggaacatcccaggagaaagggagagagggacagagtGCTGAATTCAGTCCTGAAATGCTGCCATTTTCACTAAGCAGATGGGAAATCGGGGAATAAAAACAATGGGAGACCCCCTaggaagaaataaacaagaaCAAGGGGcaagacgtggtggctcacacctgtaatcccagcactttgggaggccaaggcaagcggatcacttgaggtcaggagttcgagaccagcctggccaacatggcgaaacccagcctctactaaaaagagaaaaattagccaagcatggtggcatacgcctgtagtcccagctacttgagtggctgaggcacaagaattgcttgaacccaggaggtggaggttgcagtgagctgaaattgcgccactgcactccagcctaggcaacagagcaaggagtctcaaaaaataaaaataataattaaaaaaaaaaaataacaagaagagCCTGTCAATAGGCCAATGACAGAGGTGTGGGgatgggaggagaaagagaaaagagacagaagCCAAAAAGAGAGGGCAAACAGGGATCTGGCTGGCTGCAGAAGGAAGAGGTGTGGGACCTGTAACTGACTTGCCCTTGTCTTCCCTGTCTCTCCCTCAGTGTGTGGGAAGCCCGTGTACCCCGTGGAACAGAGGCAGCGCATCATCGGAGGGCAAAAAGCCAAGATGGGCAACTTCCCCTGGCAGGTGTTCACCAACATCCACGGGCGCGGGGGCGGGGCCCTGCTGGGCGACCGCTGGATCCTCACGGCTGCCCACACCCTGTATCCCAAGGAACACGAAGCGCAAAGCAACGCCTCTTTGGATGTGTTCCTGGGCCACACAAATGTGGAAGAGCTCATGAAGCTAGGAAATCACCCCATCCGCAGGGTCAGCGTCCATCCGGACTACCGTCAGGATGAGTCCCACAATTTTGAGGGGGACATCGCCCTGCTGGAGCTGGAAAATAGTGTCACCCTGGGTCCTAACCTCCTCCCCATCTGCCTCCCTGACAATGAGACCTTCTATGATCTGGGCTTGATGGGCTATGTCAGTGGCTTTGGGGTCATGGAGGAGAAGATTGCCCATGACCTCAGGTTTGTCCGTCTGCCCGTAGCTAATCCACAGGCCTGTGAGACCTGGCTCCGGGGAAAGAATAGGATGGATGTGTTCTCTCAAAACATGTTCTGTGCTGGGCACCCATCTCTAAAGCAGGATTCCTGCCAGGGGGATAGTGGGGGCGTTTTTGCAGTAAGGGACCCGAACACTGATCGCTGGGTGGCCACAGGCATCGTGTCCTGGGGCATCGGGTGCAGCAGGGGCTATGGCTTCTACACCAAAGTGCTCAACTATGTGGACTGGATCAAgaaagagatggaggaggaggactgAGCCCAGAATTCACTAGGTTCGAATCCAGAGAgcagtgtggaaaaaaaaaaaactgaccagTTGTTGATAACCACTAAgagtctctattaaaattactgATGCAGAAAGATCGTGTGTGAAATTCTCTTTCCTGTAGTCCCATTGACGTACCATCGGGTCATTGAATAtaactttttccaaataaagttttatgagaAATGCCAGTGTGCAAAATGAGTCAAAAGTtgtatttactttaaataaaaatattttgtaaggaaggtcatatttaaaatatttactcagGAAGGCAACAAGAACAATTAAGTTTATGCACACATTTACAATTAGGGTTATGGATAACAATAAatatctgtgttttgttttgattgtaCAATATAAAGAAAATGCTGATTTTCGCACATGCATAGTTGTAAATATAacagcttttaatttttcaagacagactctcactctgtcatcacactggagtgtagtggcgcagtcttggctatctacaacctctgcctcagggttcaagcgattctcatgcctcagccacctgagtagctggaattacaggcatctgtcactgctgcccagctaaattttttgtatttttagtagagacggggttttgccatgttggccaggctagtctcgaactcctgacctcaagtgatccgcctgccttggcctccaaagtgctgagattacaggcatgagccactgcgcccagcctataacAGCTTTTTTAACAGCTCATCTTCCAATCTCTAAATATTCCTTAGGAGAGGAGTGCTATGAAATTTTTGTTTCCAAGTTGAATCACTAACAATATTGTTAAATCACTTGTATTCTTTAAGAtctctttaaaaatcagaaaaggacCCAGAACCTGGATTAAGCATTATAAGTATTTGTAATAGAACAGTATCATGATGTTATTGCACAACTGACTGTTCCAGACTTGTTTAAACAACTTTACATGACCCAGCACACACAGGCCTGAACTTCAGAAGACCAGCAGAGTTAAAACATTCCCAAGtgatgagttgttttttttctaactttttctaaacttttttttttttttttttttgagacagagtctcattctatcacccaggctggatgcagtggcgcaatctcagctcactgcagcctccgcctcccaggttcaacggattctcatgcctcagcctcccaagtagctgggattacaggcgtgtgccaccatgcccagccggagTGATGATGAGTTTATAAGCCCAAATGCAGATCCACAATCCCATATCTGACACCCTCAAGGCCAACTGCTGTTCGATATTCAAGATTCTATAGGTTTCACAATGTTAATACACTCTGTATTATAGGATGTCCCCAGCATGGTCCAGAGCGGCACCCTATAATAAAAGATTAATAattctttacaaaaatatttaaatattcatagTAAGTgagattaataaaaaaaaaaaaaaaaacctctaaacaGCTACCCATCCATTCAGGTCAGATTTGCCATTAAATAAGTTTTAATGCCAAACTTACAAAAGCACTTTCTGTCTTTAGATCATATTGGATTTCAGGAATGTGGACCTGTATAGGCAGAAATGACATAAAAAACGTTTTCCCacaatctacacagaagcatacagaAATGGTGTGTAATACACTTGAGGAGTATACATTTATTCCAGGTTTTTAATGATTAGAAATGTTTTCAGAAGTGAAGCACCTTCAGCATTCTACcggggactggagtggagtggaggagatgagagtagtaaaaacaaaacaaataaaaagccgCTGAACcatgttatttctgtttttatttttttctgagatggagtcttgctctgctgcccaggttggagtgcagtgggaagatctcagctcactgcaacctccacctcctgggttcaagcaattcctgcttcagcctccccagtagctgggcatacaggcatgcaccaccacgctcggctgacttttgtatttttagcagagacggggtttcgccatattggccaggctggtctcaaactcctgatctcaggtgacccacctgcctcggcctcccaaagtgctgggattacaggtgtgagtcaccacgcctggcctgaaccaTATTATCTCTAAAGTCCCTGGGAAACTAAGATTCTGGgtcccttattcttttttttttttttttttttttttttttgagacagtcttgttctgttgcccaggctggagtgcaatggcttgatctcagctcactgcaacctccacctcccaggttcaagagattctcctgcctcagcctcccgagtagctgggattacaggcgcccaccactatgcccagctaatttttgtacctttggtagagatggcgtttcaccatgttggcaaggctggtctcgaactcctgacttcaagtaatccgcccacctcggtctcccaaagtgctggtgagaGGTGAGAGAATGTTGGCAGTCCTCATAGCCCTCGCTCGCTcgcggcacctcctctgcctgggctcccactttggcggcacttgaggagcccttcagcccaccgctgcactgtgggaacccCTTTCTGGGCTTAgtcaaggcgggagccggctccctccgcttgcagggaggtgtggagggagaggcgcgagcgggaaccggggctgcgcgtggcgcttgcgggccagctggagttccgggtgggcgtgggcttggcaggccccgcactcggagcagccggccggccctgccggccccggacaatgagggacttagcacccgggccagtgcTGTGGAGGGGGTACTGGGTCCCCTAGCAGTGCCAGCCCTCCGGCGCTGTGCTGGATTTctcgctgggccttagctgccttcccgcggggcaggcatcgggactgcagcccgccatgcctgagccttcccccgcctccgtgggctcctgtgcagcccgagcctcccccacgagcaccgccccctgctccacagcgcccagtcccatcaatcacccaagggctgaggagtacgGGCGCATgacgcaggactggcaggcagctccacctgcaaccCCGGtacgggatccactgggtgaagccagctggtttcctgagtctggtggggccttggagaacctttatgcctagctcagggattgtaaatacaccaatcggcactctgtatctagctcgaggtttgtaaacacaccaatcagcaccctgcatCTAGCTCACGGTTTGTGAGCGCACcagtccacactctgtatctaactgatctgatggggacgtggagaacctttatgtctagctcagggattgtaagcacaccaatcagcaccctgtcaaaacagaccactcggctctaccaatcagcaggacgtgggtggggccagataagagaataaaagcaggctgccggagcTAGCGGTGACAACCTGCTCAGGTTCGTTTCCAGTTTGTGGAAGTTTTGTTGTTTCGCTTTTTGCAGTAAATTTTGCTACTGCTTgctctttgggtccacgctgctTTTTATGAGCTGTGGCACTCACCGCGAAAGTCTGCAGCTTcgctcctgagccagcgagaccccaacccaccagaaggaagaaactgcgAACACATCCGAAcgtcagaaggaacgaacaactccagatgcgccaccttaaAAGCTGTAACACTAAGGGCGAGGGTCCGCGGCTACATTCTTGacgtcagtgagaccaagaacccaccaattttgagacagagtcttgttctgtttcccaggctggagtgcaatggcctgatctcagctcactgtaacctccacctcccaggttcaagagattctcctgcttcaggcgaccgccactatgcccagctaatttttgtacctttggtagagatggtgtttcaccatgttggcaaggctggtcccGAGCTCCTGAattaaagtgatctgcccacctcggtctcccaaagtgctgggattacaggcatgagccgccatgcgcAGCCATCATATTTTAATAATCGGAAGAGTTCCCCGGAGAGTCCGATGACTTCTCTGACCTTCTAATTcccattcccccaccccaaaCTCATAAGTGTCTTATTTTCAAAGTGCACTGGAATAGGAAAATAAAGGCAATGGTTcacaaaaaagagaatataaatgGCTTTGGGGCTTAATTTCACTcataataaggaaaatatttaaataaaatgccaTCTTTTTACCTGTAAGATTGGCAAAAATATACCATGTTgtggaaaatgtagaaaaaatgtcACTCTCACACATTGCTTTTTGGAATGTATCCCTATGGAGAGCAATTTGGTAACAGGTAACCAAATTACAAATACATATGCCTTTTCACTCACCAATTCAACTTCCAGGAATTTAGCCCACATTTTCTCACATATGAAATAAATGGCACATGTAGATTAGTCATtgtagcattgtttataataacaaaatattggaATCCTGCATTCTGAAACGTATCTGGTACCAAAGTTTCAGGTAAATTATGGAATATCCAAATGATGAAATACAATGTAACCATTCAATCCTTACTACAGACAGCATGGTAAGTGAAAACAAGTAAGATGGAGAATGTATAAAATGCTACCATTTCCATttgtagccgggtgtggtggcacatgcctgtagtgccagctacttgggagacttggggtgggaggatggcttgagcctgggaggtggaagctgcgatgaactatgatcacatcactgtactccagcctgagcgacacagcaaggctctgtctcaaaaataaacgaaataaaataaaataaaatgctactaTTTGTATACATAACAGGAGTAGGCATATATCACTTACATGTGTATAAAAGATCACTAGAAAGATACACAAGAAATATTGGTGGTCTCGGGGGGGACATAGGAGTGGAAGGAAAAGTTATCATTGTATGCTGTTTTGATCTTTCAAATTTTTAACCATGTAGGTGTTTTACCTATTCAAAAAATAGATGGtgctctttaaataaaaaaaaaaaaaatttaggccggaagcagtggctcatgcctataatcctagcactttggaagtcgaggctggagaatcatctgagcccaggagttcaagaccaacctggtcagaACCAATTGGTGACatcagatgtaaaaaaaaaaaaaaaaaaaaaaaaaacttgaagacTAATCcccacaacatagtgagattccatcattacaaaaaattaaaaattagctgcacatgacgatgtgtgcctgtggtcccagctactcagaaggctgaaacaggaggaacGCTTGAGCCTAGGgattcgaggctgtagtgagcaatgatcgcgccactgcactccagcctgggcaacagagcaagaccctgtatcaaaaaaaatatagaaaataagaatttaaaaattgtaaaggaGTAGCCTCATTGAAAAAGTTGACATGTATCAAAGATTGGAGGAAGTTAGACATTCAGAAACCTagggaaagaacattccaggaaGAAGCCAAGGGCCCTGAAGTGAGCAGCTGCCTGATCCATCAGAGAATGCGCAGGCAGCAACGCCATGTTCTGGGCAGAGTGCTCCATATGCACACGTTGAAAAGCTCATGCTGGCTGCTGAGTTGAAGACGTACTACAGCTGAAAAAGGGCATAAAAAGGACCAATTTGGTGGCAATTACAGTAATCCAGGCAAGAAGTGATGGTAGCTCAGAGCAGGGGTGCTGTGGAAgtggtgagaagtggtcagattatGGATAAAACTTAAACAAGAACCAAAGGGTTTCCTGATGGAGTAGACGCTGGAAGCGGAGGGGTGAGAAAATGGTGTCAGCTTGATGGAGATGAGTACGAGACGAACAGGTCTGATAGATTCTGTCTGGAACATGTTGATTTTCAGATGGCTACTAGTTTAGGGCCAAGATAAAGGAGATTTACCCACCACCtgaaccaaacaacaacaaagaagattaaaatatatgaaacaacggTTTCTGAGATACTGGACGTTGGACAAAAAAAGACAGTGATCCCTGAGAGACTGGGCCCAGTTTACTGCCTTGAGAGAGTTTCCAAGCTGAGTGGCTAGAAGGAGAAATCCAGGTAGGACTCAGTCAGCTCCCTGACTTGAGAAGACACAGCCCCAGATCCAGGAGACCAAGGCTCCTGGAGGTCACAGAACTGAGGATCAGGGAGGAGAAAGGTACACAGAGAGATGGCCAGAGGTCTGCAGACGATCCCACGAGTATTCAACTGAGTACTGCTCAGCACTCACATGTGAGAAAATTACCTGGGGATGGGGAGAATCCCAATAACATCAGCACAGGGAACGCCACCCGGCAATCACCAGGCCTGGGAACAGTGCCTGATGCCACCAGCCAGCCTGGAAACCGTCATGCCCCACAGGGCATTGGGAAGAGAATGCAGGAGGCTCTCGCCTCTGTTGTAGGGCCCAGGCTGACCAGGACCGTGACCactgaggtaggaggaaaacCTGAGGAGTTCAGTACTCAGAAGCCAAGGAAAGAAAGTGCATCGAGGTGGAGATAAAGACTGAGCATCCATCCTTGGATGGAGAAATGTCAGAGTCATTGGTGACCCAGAAAAGCATAGTATGGTGGAATGATAGGGGGAAAAGCTAGAGCCAAGttggagagagagcgagagaataGGAACTGGAGACAGGGTATAATcaattattttaaggaatttgctGCAAACGGAAACAAATAAATAGGGAAAGCTGTTGGAGGAATTGTGGTCAAGAGAAGTCTGTCTTAAGTTTAGAGGAATTACAACATGTTTACATACAGATAGGAATTACACAATAGGGAGGGAAATGGTGATGGAGGGGGCGGAGATGGAATCGAGTTGGAAGCATGGAAAGTCACCAGTGGATAAGTTAACACACAGGCCAACTGAGTGTAAGGGAACAGATGCCAGTATTCCAGTAGATGTGGTGGTAGAAGCTCTCTTCTAGGTTTCATGTGTCTTGGTGAGGTAGAAAATAAGGTCATCAGCTGATAATGAGGATGGAGAATTTCAGGAGtgtgagaagagagaagaaatgaaatagtCATCTGGGACAGTGGGATTGAGAATGGATTAGGGAATTTTGATTGCCTGGGAGCATGAAGGGTTCATTTGAGATTCATGGCCAACAATTAAAAGGGAGACAGTTGTTCTTTTGTGAGACGGTCTcaccttttttgagacagttgtgTGAGCTTGTATGTTTTCCCCCAGCCACTAGCAGCCGTACCAGTTCAGGCACAGAGGAGGCAGGGTTTTATTATGTCAAGTGAGCATATTGAAACCAAAGAagagccggatgtggtggctcatccctacaatcccagcactttgggagaccaaggagagaagattgcttgaggccaagagttcaagaccagccatcctggggaacatagcgagaccctgtctctacaaaaaaaattaaaaattaaccaggtgtggtggtgcgtgcctgcagtctcagtgtctcaggaggctgaggtgggaggactccttgagcccaggagtttggggctgcaatgagctgtcattatgccactgtactccagcctggacaacagagtgagaccctgtctgaaagaaagatatatatagatatatagatatatatatatatagagagagagaggagggaagggagggaaggcagggagggaggaagggaagggaagggaagagacggaaggaaggaaggaaaataacagacatgcaggaaaaaaaaatcatattttcagaGGATAGATGATGACAGTGAGGACAACACAGGACACCAAAACGGAGGCAAGCCACCAAGGACCGGGAAAAGAGACCTGAAAG
This genomic window contains:
- the C1R gene encoding complement C1r subcomponent isoform X1, which codes for MSVRSRVGREENAQWWLLYLLVPALFCRAGGSIPIPQKLFGEVTSPLFPKPYPNNFETTTVITVPTGYRVKLIFQHFDLEPSEGCFYDYVKISADKKSLGRFCGQLGSPLGNLPGKKEFMSQGNKMLLTFHTDFSNEENGTIMFYKGFLAYYQAVDVDECASQSKSGEEDPQPQCQHLCHNYVGGYFCSCRPGYELQKDRHSCQAECSSELYTEASGYIASLEYPRSYPPDLRCNYSIRVERGLTLHLKFLEPFDIDDHQQVHCPYDQLQIYANGKNIGEFCGKQRPPDLDTRSNAVDLLFFTDESGDSRGWKLRYTTEIIKCPQPKTLDEFTIIQNLQPQYQFRDYFIATCKQGYQLIEGKQVLHSFTAVCQDDGTWHRAMPRCKIRDCGQPRNLPNGAFRYTTAMGVNTYKARIQYYCHEPYYKMQTKAGTRESEQGVYTCTAQGIWKNEQKGEKIPRCLPVCGKPVYPVEQRQRIIGGQKAKMGNFPWQVFTNIHGRGGGALLGDRWILTAAHTLYPKEHEAQSNASLDVFLGHTNVEELMKLGNHPIRRVSVHPDYRQDESHNFEGDIALLELENSVTLGPNLLPICLPDNETFYDLGLMGYVSGFGVMEEKIAHDLRFVRLPVANPQACETWLRGKNRMDVFSQNMFCAGHPSLKQDSCQGDSGGVFAVRDPNTDRWVATGIVSWGIGCSRGYGFYTKVLNYVDWIKKEMEEED
- the C1R gene encoding complement C1r subcomponent isoform X2, whose amino-acid sequence is MWLLYLLVPALFCRAGGSIPIPQKLFGEVTSPLFPKPYPNNFETTTVITVPTGYRVKLIFQHFDLEPSEGCFYDYVKISADKKSLGRFCGQLGSPLGNLPGKKEFMSQGNKMLLTFHTDFSNEENGTIMFYKGFLAYYQAVDVDECASQSKSGEEDPQPQCQHLCHNYVGGYFCSCRPGYELQKDRHSCQAECSSELYTEASGYIASLEYPRSYPPDLRCNYSIRVERGLTLHLKFLEPFDIDDHQQVHCPYDQLQIYANGKNIGEFCGKQRPPDLDTRSNAVDLLFFTDESGDSRGWKLRYTTEIIKCPQPKTLDEFTIIQNLQPQYQFRDYFIATCKQGYQLIEGKQVLHSFTAVCQDDGTWHRAMPRCKIRDCGQPRNLPNGAFRYTTAMGVNTYKARIQYYCHEPYYKMQTKAGTRESEQGVYTCTAQGIWKNEQKGEKIPRCLPVCGKPVYPVEQRQRIIGGQKAKMGNFPWQVFTNIHGRGGGALLGDRWILTAAHTLYPKEHEAQSNASLDVFLGHTNVEELMKLGNHPIRRVSVHPDYRQDESHNFEGDIALLELENSVTLGPNLLPICLPDNETFYDLGLMGYVSGFGVMEEKIAHDLRFVRLPVANPQACETWLRGKNRMDVFSQNMFCAGHPSLKQDSCQGDSGGVFAVRDPNTDRWVATGIVSWGIGCSRGYGFYTKVLNYVDWIKKEMEEED